One stretch of Clavibacter michiganensis DNA includes these proteins:
- a CDS encoding toxin C-terminal domain-containing protein: MTDEEAGEVAKSKGYIKIKARSGKGRAIFKKGKNDYITYDRGSSQNGGHNGGYWKRATSVAGLNSKTTRGGTWDKYLTKQIGD; this comes from the coding sequence GTGACCGACGAGGAAGCGGGTGAAGTCGCAAAGAGCAAGGGGTATATCAAGATCAAAGCACGTTCCGGCAAGGGTCGGGCGATCTTCAAGAAGGGGAAGAACGACTACATCACCTATGATCGTGGAAGTAGCCAGAACGGTGGGCACAACGGCGGCTACTGGAAGAGGGCCACTTCTGTTGCCGGCCTCAATAGCAAGACCACCCGTGGTGGCACCTGGGACAAATACTTGACCAAGCAGATAGGGGACTGA
- a CDS encoding YitT family protein, translated as MTASASEPLPTPIAPSPGEPTTAGIPHSVIEDVLGILTGTFVASFGLFLLRDAGAVTGGTAGLALLLSYTGVLPFGVLFFVVNAPFFALAVWKKGWRFTIRTVISVGLVSLFSSLHPLMVTGLELQPVYGVLAGNLLVGIGLLVVFRHGSSLGGFNIVALIAQERFGFPAGYAQMILDVIVILLGLTVVPVEGVVWSALGAVLLNLVLALNHRPGRYTGI; from the coding sequence ATGACCGCTTCCGCGTCCGAGCCCCTGCCCACGCCGATCGCCCCCTCGCCCGGCGAGCCGACGACCGCGGGCATCCCGCACTCCGTCATCGAGGACGTGCTGGGGATCCTCACCGGCACCTTCGTGGCGTCGTTCGGGCTGTTCCTGCTGCGGGACGCCGGCGCCGTCACGGGCGGCACGGCGGGTCTCGCGCTGCTCCTGAGCTACACGGGCGTGCTGCCGTTCGGGGTGCTGTTCTTCGTGGTCAACGCGCCGTTCTTCGCGCTCGCGGTGTGGAAGAAGGGATGGCGTTTCACGATCCGCACGGTCATCTCGGTCGGGCTCGTGTCGCTGTTCTCCTCGCTCCACCCGCTCATGGTCACCGGGCTCGAGCTGCAGCCGGTCTACGGCGTGCTCGCGGGGAACCTGCTCGTGGGGATCGGGCTGCTGGTGGTCTTCCGGCACGGATCCAGCCTCGGCGGCTTCAACATCGTCGCGCTCATCGCGCAGGAGCGGTTCGGCTTCCCCGCCGGGTACGCGCAGATGATCCTCGACGTGATCGTGATCCTGCTCGGCCTCACGGTCGTGCCGGTCGAAGGCGTGGTGTGGTCGGCGCTGGGCGCGGTGCTGCTCAATCTGGTGCTCGCGCTCAACCACCGGCCGGGGCGCTACACCGGGATCTGA
- a CDS encoding DUF3817 domain-containing protein: protein MTNAPHPDAAPPAEPGARPAGSPASPAAAGSAPATGFAALVRGTRDRSDRPSRLGRLFAVVAIIEAITWTGLLVGMFLKYVTETTELGVYVFGRLHGAAFVLYVIVTAVAAIRLRWGWKPALLAGVAAIPPLATLPLEVGLRRRGYLRQPADAVDGRAPAGATPGDAASRA from the coding sequence ATGACGAACGCCCCGCACCCCGACGCCGCCCCGCCCGCCGAGCCCGGGGCGCGCCCTGCGGGGTCGCCCGCCTCCCCCGCCGCTGCCGGCTCCGCGCCGGCCACCGGCTTCGCCGCGCTCGTCCGCGGCACGCGCGACCGCTCCGACCGCCCGTCGCGTCTCGGCCGCCTCTTCGCCGTCGTCGCGATCATCGAGGCGATCACGTGGACCGGCCTCCTGGTGGGCATGTTCCTCAAGTACGTGACGGAGACGACCGAGCTCGGCGTCTACGTCTTCGGCCGCCTGCACGGCGCCGCGTTCGTCCTCTACGTGATCGTCACGGCCGTCGCCGCGATCCGCCTCCGCTGGGGGTGGAAGCCCGCGCTCCTCGCGGGCGTCGCGGCGATCCCGCCGCTCGCGACCCTGCCGCTCGAGGTCGGGCTGCGTCGCCGCGGGTACCTGCGGCAGCCGGCCGACGCGGTCGACGGACGGGCGCCCGCGGGAGCCACGCCGGGCGACGCCGCCTCCCGCGCCTGA
- a CDS encoding sialate O-acetylesterase, whose protein sequence is MAAITGLSLGVTLLVAVEPGAVPAEAATTGTALSTARVIAPGTSAVQPAATDGAPTTASMMRLLQATAAAAPFTATPAPVITGKAVIGQRLVATTARWTPAATSSTYAWLVDGVPVSGQTSTAYTVRAADAGSVITVAVTGSRSGYDTSTQTSEPTATVPTPVVAPFTAAPTPTIAGSPQVGFTLTARSGTWTPWPTFSYAWTRDGVLIGGQTGVTYRVTEQDRGTALAVTVTGTKTGYATTPRTSDAMTVPGATPTPTPTPTAAPTATPTAGPTTAPTPTPTVAPTQAPTPTPTPTVAPTQAPTPTPTPTVAPTTAPTTPAAAPFTAAATPTIAGTARVGFTLSARAGVWTPWPTFSYAWLRDGVVIAGQTGVTYRVQAGDAGSRISVTVTGTKTGYATQSLTSAELQVPAASTPTPTPAPTTPAPTPTPTATPGTPTPTPTPTATPGTPEPTPTPTTPVPTPEPTAPAEDAPFSAAATPTIAGTARVGFTLSARAGVWTPWPTFSYQWTRDGVAIDGQTAVTYRVQEGDQGATIAVIVTGTKTGYVTQSLASDGLLVPLPESTPEPTVPTPDPTPAPDVAFETVGTPSITGLGRVDYTLNAKSGTWSPWPSFSYAWMRDGVALPDQTGPSYRVVASDVGTSISVAVTGTKTGYVTQTATSPGVAVVETPVTPPPPAPSIPFEATTTPVIQGSPVAGSPLRVDTPAWTPEATSYSYAWARDGVTVLGATDATYAVRRADAGSRITVTVTGTRTGYKATSVTSEPTAVVVDALDVPPATPAPSPDDQAFTDAPSPTITGDASVGSTLTAETPAWTPEATALSYVWKRNGVVVPGRTASTYVPAPRDAGSQVTVTVTGRADGFAPTSRTSVPRQIASTGEGYDVVVILGQSNAQGVGTGWDPSIDVSVPGLDQLAGSGAKAGQIVPAKDSLSHVTTWTTSGGVQAVGPGMELGRHMLADARPGRKVLLVPAAMASTSMTGDGTYAWNPADTRSRINLFTRALGQIDAALAQDPDNRLVAVVWAQGESDATRTNAAGYQSMLLDLVDRLNTRYGAVPFLIGGMVPEWLNVSSLRQAIDTAQQGMPALRANVSYIPGASGYSRAEDSIHYTAAGARAMGDKYFAAYQRATGAVQLSK, encoded by the coding sequence ATGGCCGCCATCACGGGGCTCAGCCTCGGGGTGACGCTGCTCGTCGCCGTAGAGCCGGGCGCCGTTCCGGCCGAGGCCGCGACGACGGGCACCGCTTTGTCGACCGCGCGCGTCATCGCGCCCGGCACGAGCGCCGTGCAGCCGGCCGCGACCGACGGCGCGCCGACCACCGCGTCGATGATGCGCCTGCTGCAGGCCACCGCGGCCGCCGCGCCGTTCACCGCGACGCCCGCGCCGGTCATCACCGGCAAGGCCGTCATCGGCCAGCGCCTCGTCGCCACCACCGCGCGGTGGACCCCGGCCGCCACGTCGAGCACGTACGCGTGGCTCGTCGACGGCGTGCCCGTGAGCGGGCAGACCAGCACTGCGTACACCGTGCGCGCCGCCGACGCGGGATCCGTCATCACGGTCGCCGTGACCGGCAGCCGCTCCGGCTACGACACGAGCACGCAGACGAGCGAGCCGACCGCGACCGTCCCGACGCCCGTCGTCGCGCCGTTCACGGCCGCCCCGACGCCCACCATCGCCGGATCCCCGCAGGTGGGCTTCACGCTCACCGCACGGTCCGGCACCTGGACCCCGTGGCCGACCTTCTCCTACGCCTGGACCCGCGACGGCGTGCTCATCGGCGGGCAGACCGGCGTCACCTATCGCGTCACCGAGCAGGACCGCGGCACGGCGCTCGCCGTGACGGTCACCGGCACGAAGACCGGGTACGCGACGACGCCCCGGACGAGCGACGCGATGACCGTGCCGGGCGCGACGCCGACCCCGACGCCGACCCCGACCGCGGCGCCCACGGCCACGCCGACCGCCGGGCCGACCACCGCGCCGACTCCGACGCCGACGGTGGCCCCGACGCAGGCGCCGACCCCGACGCCCACCCCGACGGTGGCCCCGACGCAGGCGCCGACCCCGACGCCCACGCCGACGGTCGCCCCCACCACCGCGCCGACGACGCCGGCCGCTGCGCCGTTCACCGCCGCCGCGACGCCCACCATCGCGGGCACCGCGCGCGTCGGCTTCACCCTGTCCGCGCGCGCCGGGGTGTGGACCCCGTGGCCCACGTTCTCCTACGCGTGGCTCCGCGACGGCGTCGTGATCGCCGGGCAGACCGGCGTGACCTACCGCGTGCAGGCCGGGGACGCGGGATCCCGCATCAGCGTCACCGTGACCGGCACGAAGACCGGCTACGCCACGCAGTCGCTGACGAGCGCGGAGCTCCAGGTCCCGGCCGCGAGCACGCCGACGCCCACCCCGGCGCCGACGACGCCCGCGCCGACCCCGACGCCCACCGCGACGCCGGGCACGCCCACGCCGACCCCGACCCCGACCGCGACGCCGGGCACGCCGGAGCCGACCCCGACCCCGACGACCCCCGTCCCCACCCCGGAGCCCACCGCTCCGGCCGAGGACGCGCCGTTCTCGGCCGCCGCCACCCCGACCATCGCCGGCACCGCCCGCGTCGGCTTCACGCTGTCCGCGCGCGCCGGGGTCTGGACCCCCTGGCCGACCTTCTCCTACCAGTGGACCCGCGACGGCGTCGCGATCGACGGCCAGACCGCCGTCACCTACCGCGTGCAGGAGGGCGACCAGGGCGCCACGATCGCCGTGATCGTCACCGGCACGAAGACCGGGTACGTCACGCAGTCCCTCGCGAGCGACGGCCTCCTCGTGCCGCTGCCCGAGTCGACGCCGGAGCCCACCGTGCCCACGCCGGACCCGACGCCCGCCCCCGACGTCGCGTTCGAGACCGTCGGCACCCCGTCCATCACCGGCCTCGGCCGCGTGGACTACACGCTCAACGCCAAGTCCGGCACGTGGTCGCCGTGGCCGTCCTTCTCCTACGCGTGGATGCGCGACGGCGTGGCGCTCCCGGACCAGACAGGCCCGAGCTACCGCGTCGTGGCGAGCGACGTCGGCACGAGCATCTCGGTCGCCGTCACCGGCACGAAGACCGGGTATGTCACGCAGACGGCGACGAGCCCCGGCGTGGCCGTCGTCGAGACGCCCGTCACGCCGCCGCCGCCCGCGCCGTCCATCCCGTTCGAGGCGACGACGACGCCCGTGATCCAGGGATCGCCGGTGGCCGGCAGCCCCCTGAGGGTGGACACGCCCGCATGGACGCCGGAGGCCACCTCGTACTCGTACGCGTGGGCCCGCGACGGCGTCACCGTGCTCGGCGCCACCGACGCGACGTACGCCGTGCGCCGCGCGGACGCCGGGTCGCGGATCACCGTGACCGTCACCGGCACGCGCACGGGCTACAAGGCGACGAGCGTGACGAGCGAGCCGACCGCGGTCGTGGTCGACGCCCTCGACGTGCCGCCCGCGACGCCCGCCCCGTCACCCGACGACCAGGCGTTCACGGACGCGCCGAGCCCGACCATCACGGGTGACGCGAGCGTCGGATCCACCCTCACGGCCGAGACGCCCGCGTGGACCCCCGAGGCCACCGCGCTCTCCTACGTGTGGAAGCGCAACGGCGTGGTCGTGCCCGGCCGCACCGCGTCGACCTACGTGCCCGCACCGCGGGACGCCGGATCGCAGGTCACCGTGACCGTCACCGGGCGGGCCGACGGGTTCGCCCCGACGTCCCGCACCTCCGTGCCGCGGCAGATCGCGTCGACCGGCGAGGGCTACGACGTCGTCGTGATCCTTGGCCAGTCGAACGCGCAGGGCGTCGGCACCGGGTGGGATCCCTCGATCGACGTGAGCGTGCCCGGGCTCGACCAGCTCGCCGGCAGCGGCGCCAAGGCCGGGCAGATCGTGCCCGCCAAGGACTCGCTGAGCCACGTGACCACCTGGACGACGTCCGGCGGCGTGCAGGCCGTCGGCCCCGGGATGGAGCTCGGCCGGCACATGCTCGCCGACGCCCGCCCGGGCCGGAAGGTGCTGCTCGTCCCCGCGGCGATGGCGTCCACCTCCATGACGGGCGACGGCACCTACGCCTGGAACCCCGCGGACACGCGCTCGCGCATCAACCTGTTCACGCGGGCGCTCGGGCAGATCGACGCCGCGCTCGCGCAGGATCCCGACAACCGCCTCGTCGCGGTCGTCTGGGCCCAGGGCGAGTCCGACGCGACCCGCACGAACGCGGCGGGCTACCAGTCGATGCTGCTCGACCTCGTCGACCGGCTGAACACGCGCTACGGCGCGGTGCCGTTCCTCATCGGCGGCATGGTGCCCGAGTGGCTGAACGTGTCGTCGCTCCGCCAGGCCATCGACACCGCGCAGCAGGGCATGCCCGCGCTGCGGGCGAACGTGTCCTACATCCCGGGAGCCTCCGGGTACAGCAGGGCGGAGGACTCGATCCACTACACGGCGGCCGGCGCCCGGGCCATGGGCGACAAGTACTTCGCCGCCTACCAGCGGGCGACGGGCGCCGTGCAGCTGTCGAAGTAG
- a CDS encoding cation diffusion facilitator family transporter, with product MSGLASAPGLTVAHRDVLRRRIRWIVAGTIAWNAVEAVVALTAGAVASSTALVAFGLDSIVEVLAASAVAWQFSAPDPEARERTALRLIAVSFLGLAAYVSVDAVMALAGGSAAHPSTTGVVLAAMSLAVMPALSLLERRTGTELGSASAVADSRQTLVCAWLSAALLVGLLLDAGLGWWWADPIAGLVIALFAVREGVEAWRGDACTVPVGALTGERAVDDHDDRC from the coding sequence GTGAGCGGCCTCGCGTCCGCGCCGGGGCTCACGGTCGCGCACCGCGACGTGCTGCGCCGCCGCATCCGCTGGATCGTCGCGGGCACCATCGCGTGGAACGCGGTCGAGGCCGTGGTCGCGCTCACGGCGGGCGCCGTCGCGTCGTCGACCGCGCTCGTGGCCTTCGGGCTCGACTCGATCGTGGAGGTGCTCGCCGCGTCCGCCGTCGCCTGGCAGTTCTCCGCGCCGGATCCGGAGGCGCGCGAGCGCACGGCCCTGCGGCTCATCGCCGTGTCGTTCCTCGGGCTCGCCGCTTACGTGAGCGTGGACGCCGTCATGGCCCTGGCGGGCGGATCCGCGGCGCACCCGAGCACGACGGGCGTCGTCCTCGCGGCCATGAGCCTCGCCGTGATGCCCGCGCTCAGCCTGCTCGAGCGCCGCACCGGCACCGAGCTCGGCTCCGCGAGCGCCGTCGCCGACTCCCGGCAGACCCTGGTCTGCGCGTGGTTGTCCGCCGCGCTCCTCGTCGGGCTCCTGCTCGACGCGGGGCTCGGCTGGTGGTGGGCGGATCCGATCGCCGGGCTCGTCATCGCCCTGTTCGCCGTCCGCGAGGGCGTCGAGGCGTGGCGCGGGGACGCGTGCACCGTGCCCGTCGGCGCGCTCACGGGCGAGCGGGCGGTCGACGACCACGACGACCGCTGCTGA
- the cmtR gene encoding Cd(II)/Pb(II)-sensing metalloregulatory transcriptional regulator CmtR: MPALAPRLDVMTRLGRALADPTRSRILLELLDEPAYPALLADRLGLTRQNVSNHLACLRGCGIVRTVPEGRSTRYEIQDPRIARGLGALVEVVLAVDDDRACADPALCDPGCCEAGA; the protein is encoded by the coding sequence GTGCCCGCCCTCGCTCCCCGCCTCGACGTCATGACCCGGCTCGGCCGGGCGCTCGCGGACCCCACGCGGTCCCGGATCCTGCTGGAGCTCCTCGACGAGCCCGCCTACCCCGCGCTGCTCGCCGACCGGCTCGGCCTCACGCGGCAGAACGTGTCCAACCACCTCGCCTGCCTGCGCGGCTGCGGCATCGTCCGCACGGTGCCCGAGGGGCGGAGCACGCGCTACGAGATCCAGGATCCGCGCATCGCCCGCGGCCTCGGCGCGCTCGTGGAGGTCGTGCTCGCGGTGGACGACGACCGGGCGTGCGCGGATCCGGCGCTCTGCGATCCCGGCTGCTGCGAGGCGGGCGCGTGA
- a CDS encoding arsenate-mycothiol transferase ArsC has product MPERIPHVVFVCARNGGKSQLAAALMRHAAGDAVAVTSAGTDPGTSLNALAVESLAELGIDVAGERPKPLTDDMVRQADLVVVLGAEAHVDGDQDVAVETWITDEPSERGIDGMERMRLVRDDIRARVEELRGRLGVVAGEPDAR; this is encoded by the coding sequence ATGCCCGAGCGCATCCCGCACGTCGTCTTCGTCTGCGCCCGCAACGGCGGCAAGTCCCAGCTCGCGGCGGCCCTCATGCGCCACGCGGCGGGCGACGCCGTCGCCGTCACGTCGGCGGGGACGGATCCCGGCACCTCGCTCAACGCGCTCGCCGTGGAGTCGCTCGCCGAGCTCGGCATCGACGTGGCGGGCGAGCGCCCGAAGCCGCTCACCGACGACATGGTGCGCCAGGCCGACCTCGTGGTCGTGCTCGGCGCGGAGGCGCACGTGGACGGCGACCAGGACGTCGCGGTCGAGACGTGGATCACGGACGAGCCGTCCGAGCGCGGCATCGACGGCATGGAGCGGATGCGGCTCGTGCGCGACGACATCCGCGCGCGCGTCGAGGAGCTGCGCGGCCGTCTCGGCGTCGTCGCGGGCGAGCCGGACGCGCGCTAG
- a CDS encoding TetR family transcriptional regulator C-terminal domain-containing protein has translation MPRLIDHARREDELAEAVWRVIRREGASGVSVRTVAAEASLSTGSLRHSFPSRIDLVAHATALVARRVEGRIRARRTDPDARRRAVRILAEHLPLDDARRAEAEVSAALLADAASHPRLREVRAAAHAAARETCLEQLAQLRAAGLLRPDADPEAEADHLQALLAGLALQLLVEEPDPARSARALGVLERHVDALVARRVDRRASVDA, from the coding sequence ATGCCCCGCCTGATCGACCACGCCCGCCGCGAGGACGAGCTCGCCGAGGCGGTCTGGCGGGTGATCCGACGCGAGGGCGCGAGCGGCGTCTCGGTCCGCACGGTCGCCGCCGAGGCGAGCCTCTCGACCGGATCCCTGCGCCACAGCTTCCCCAGCCGCATCGACCTGGTCGCGCACGCGACCGCGCTCGTCGCTCGCCGCGTCGAGGGCCGCATCCGGGCGCGGCGCACCGATCCGGACGCGCGACGCCGGGCCGTGCGGATCCTCGCGGAGCACCTGCCGCTCGACGACGCGCGCCGCGCCGAGGCCGAGGTCTCCGCGGCGCTCCTCGCCGACGCGGCCTCGCATCCGCGGCTGCGGGAGGTGCGGGCCGCCGCCCACGCGGCCGCCCGCGAGACGTGCCTGGAGCAGCTCGCGCAGCTGCGCGCGGCGGGGCTGCTGCGGCCCGACGCGGATCCCGAGGCCGAGGCCGACCACCTGCAGGCGCTCCTCGCGGGGCTCGCGCTGCAGCTGTTGGTGGAGGAGCCGGATCCGGCCCGGAGCGCCCGCGCGCTCGGCGTCCTCGAGCGGCACGTCGACGCGCTCGTCGCCCGCCGCGTCGACCGGCGCGCGTCCGTCGACGCCTAG
- a CDS encoding carboxylesterase family protein, protein MTAFSPPCGPVVGWADGDVVRATGIPYATAARFAPPVPHPDWTEPRDATAWAPACPQPPMEALDAVLGSFASLEVDEDCLRVSVTMPRDVRPGDALPVMVWIHGGSYVSGAGDVPIMDPAALVAEQRVVVVTVTYRLGLLGYLGDGRDRPANLGVLDQLEAFRWVARNIRAFGGDPGRVTAFGQSAGGDAVAHLMAVPEAAGLFRRAIVQSAPLGISRGRRRMADAMARASRGLTADMPVAEVLARQAEVERVAAPFGLLGAMPFGTQYGHAPLPSEAGIDAAWDAAAPGVDVLIGNTAEEARLFLPGIPWLARLTRLPVVGPLVRRAAVAAVTGIVYGIPARRFARRHARAGGTAHRYVIQWSAPGSAFGAAHTVDLPLLFGDEEAWRGAGLLAGADWDGIQRDARRVRQVWGDFARGRIPTRQLIPGVLELRRVRG, encoded by the coding sequence ATGACCGCCTTCTCACCGCCCTGCGGCCCCGTCGTCGGCTGGGCGGACGGCGACGTCGTCCGCGCGACCGGCATCCCGTACGCCACGGCCGCCCGCTTCGCGCCGCCTGTCCCGCACCCCGACTGGACGGAGCCGCGCGACGCGACCGCCTGGGCGCCCGCGTGCCCGCAGCCGCCCATGGAGGCGCTCGACGCCGTGCTCGGGAGCTTCGCCTCGCTGGAGGTGGACGAGGACTGCCTGCGCGTGTCCGTCACGATGCCGCGCGACGTGCGCCCCGGCGACGCGCTGCCGGTCATGGTCTGGATCCACGGGGGCTCGTACGTGTCCGGCGCGGGGGACGTGCCGATCATGGATCCCGCCGCCCTCGTCGCCGAGCAGCGCGTCGTGGTCGTCACGGTCACCTACCGGCTCGGCCTCCTCGGCTACCTCGGCGACGGCCGCGACCGGCCGGCGAACCTCGGCGTCCTCGACCAGCTGGAGGCGTTCCGCTGGGTCGCGCGCAACATCCGCGCGTTCGGCGGGGATCCTGGCCGCGTCACGGCCTTCGGGCAGTCGGCGGGCGGTGATGCTGTCGCGCATCTGATGGCCGTGCCCGAGGCCGCGGGCCTGTTCCGCCGGGCGATCGTGCAGAGCGCGCCGCTCGGCATCTCGCGGGGCCGGCGCCGCATGGCCGACGCGATGGCGCGCGCCTCCCGCGGGCTCACGGCCGACATGCCCGTGGCGGAGGTGCTCGCCCGACAGGCGGAGGTCGAGCGCGTCGCCGCGCCGTTCGGGCTGCTCGGCGCGATGCCGTTCGGCACGCAGTACGGGCACGCGCCGCTGCCGAGCGAGGCCGGGATCGACGCGGCGTGGGACGCCGCGGCGCCCGGCGTCGACGTGCTCATCGGCAACACGGCCGAGGAGGCGCGGCTGTTCCTGCCGGGGATCCCGTGGCTCGCGCGCCTCACGCGGCTCCCGGTCGTGGGCCCGCTCGTACGCCGCGCGGCCGTGGCAGCGGTCACGGGCATCGTCTACGGGATCCCCGCGCGCCGCTTCGCCCGCCGTCACGCGCGCGCCGGCGGCACGGCCCACCGCTACGTGATCCAGTGGTCGGCACCGGGCAGCGCGTTCGGCGCCGCGCACACCGTGGACCTGCCGCTCCTCTTCGGCGACGAGGAGGCGTGGCGCGGCGCCGGCCTCCTCGCGGGCGCCGACTGGGACGGCATCCAGCGCGACGCCCGCCGCGTGCGGCAGGTCTGGGGCGACTTCGCGCGCGGGCGGATCCCGACGCGGCAGCTGATCCCGGGCGTGCTGGAGCTGCGGCGCGTGCGCGGCTGA
- a CDS encoding alpha/beta hydrolase produces MTAGLLGRDVTVTTAVGRRLSAMVAGDGDDLVVLEAGLGGSGLTWGLVHGIVARTHRVVAYDRAGLGGSDPDPAPRDLARLADDLEAVVAAFPHRRLVLAGHSWGGPVVRVAAARRIARGVPTSGVVLVDPSDERARVYVSPVARLGFATQAALLVPLARLGPLRRLHRIALAGLPEPLLGAAADAAGSVRAARATAAEQRHLLPGLAGLVVSGSPLPGIPVRVISGTTAGPLTRGQRRELVRAHRASAAAFAQGAWIPAPRSEHMVPITDPDVVAAAITALL; encoded by the coding sequence GTGACCGCCGGCCTCCTCGGGCGCGACGTCACGGTCACCACGGCGGTCGGCCGCCGCCTCAGCGCGATGGTCGCGGGCGACGGCGACGACCTCGTGGTGCTGGAAGCGGGCCTCGGCGGCAGCGGGCTGACCTGGGGGCTCGTGCACGGGATCGTCGCCCGCACCCACCGCGTCGTCGCCTACGACCGCGCGGGCCTCGGCGGCAGCGACCCGGATCCCGCACCCCGCGACCTCGCCCGGCTCGCCGACGACCTCGAGGCGGTCGTCGCCGCGTTCCCGCACCGCCGTCTCGTGCTCGCCGGGCACAGCTGGGGCGGGCCCGTCGTGCGCGTCGCGGCGGCGCGGCGGATCGCGCGCGGGGTGCCGACCTCCGGCGTCGTGCTGGTGGATCCGAGCGACGAGCGCGCCCGCGTCTACGTGTCCCCCGTCGCACGCCTCGGATTCGCCACGCAGGCGGCGCTGCTCGTGCCGCTGGCGCGGCTCGGCCCCCTGCGACGGCTGCACCGGATCGCACTCGCGGGCCTCCCGGAACCGCTCCTCGGGGCGGCCGCCGACGCCGCCGGCTCGGTGCGGGCGGCGCGCGCGACCGCCGCGGAGCAGCGGCACCTGCTGCCGGGGCTCGCTGGGCTCGTCGTTTCCGGCTCCCCGCTCCCGGGCATCCCCGTGCGCGTCATCTCCGGCACGACCGCGGGCCCGCTCACCCGCGGCCAGCGGCGCGAACTCGTGCGCGCGCACCGGGCGTCGGCTGCGGCCTTCGCGCAGGGCGCATGGATTCCGGCACCGAGGTCCGAGCACATGGTCCCGATCACGGATCCGGACGTGGTCGCCGCTGCGATCACCGCCCTGCTCTGA
- a CDS encoding GNAT family N-acetyltransferase yields the protein MDPVTLRTPRLTLRPPALDDVDAITAACQDSAIQRYVPVPVPYAREDAVSYVADFCAAGWASGDRLTWAVLEGGELVGTVGLHAIADGAAEMGYWLAPGARGRGIMREAAAAVVDHGFDASAGLALARIGWRAYSGNAGSAAVARALGFRFEGIARLGAMGRDGREDDWLAGLLATDGRAPQPWPVLA from the coding sequence ATGGATCCCGTGACCCTCCGCACCCCGCGCCTGACGCTCCGCCCGCCCGCGCTCGACGACGTCGACGCCATCACGGCCGCGTGCCAGGACTCGGCGATCCAGCGCTACGTGCCCGTCCCCGTGCCGTACGCGCGCGAGGACGCGGTCTCCTACGTGGCCGACTTCTGCGCCGCCGGCTGGGCGTCGGGCGACCGCCTGACCTGGGCCGTGCTCGAGGGCGGCGAGCTCGTGGGCACCGTGGGGCTGCACGCCATCGCGGACGGCGCGGCCGAGATGGGGTACTGGCTGGCGCCGGGCGCGCGCGGCCGCGGGATCATGCGCGAGGCCGCGGCGGCGGTCGTCGACCACGGGTTCGACGCGTCCGCCGGGCTCGCCCTCGCACGCATCGGGTGGCGCGCGTACTCGGGGAACGCCGGATCCGCCGCCGTCGCCCGCGCGCTCGGCTTCCGCTTCGAGGGGATCGCCCGCCTCGGCGCGATGGGACGCGACGGCCGCGAGGACGACTGGCTGGCGGGTCTCCTCGCGACCGACGGCCGGGCGCCGCAGCCGTGGCCGGTGCTCGCGTGA